The following are encoded together in the Salvia hispanica cultivar TCC Black 2014 chromosome 6, UniMelb_Shisp_WGS_1.0, whole genome shotgun sequence genome:
- the LOC125194598 gene encoding probable membrane-associated kinase regulator 1, which produces MGRRQRSKSHTLPSSPTYSSSSSEFEFRISLSPHKSSRPADELFYKGQILPLHLSPRLSMVQSLLLLSSSPSSSSASTSRDSTASSDLLLDSDSSRPSSATDDDFIKRPSTDRKSPKYFSLAKFSSKTTSSVKRVSTTARGVLRKYFNKVKPLYEKLSHKQQQQQQQHKMPAPEVARRSNENSREFSMSFSGNLRYPRRRSSISSCPSSMTSSPRRAEAAQMGRVGSGSYNPGASSMAELQSAIQGAIAHCKNSMLKNNNAVKVEQILVDRCGNK; this is translated from the coding sequence ATGGGGCGGCGCCAGCGCAGCAAGTCGCACACCCTCCCATCCTCCCCCACCTActcatcctcctcctccgaGTTTGAATTCCGCATCTCCCTCTCCCCCCACAAATCCTCCCGCCCCGCCGACGAGCTCTTCTACAAGGGGCAGATCCTCCCTCTGCACCTCTCGCCCCGCCTCTCCATGGTCCAgtccctcctcctcctctcctcctccccctcctcctcctccgcctccaccTCCCGCGACTCCACCGCCTCCTCCGACCTCCTCCTCGACTCCGACTCCTCCCGCCCCAGCTCCGCCACCGACGACGACTTCATCAAACGCCCCTCCACCGACCGCAAATCCCCCAAATACTTCTCCCTCGCCAAATTCTCCTCCAAGACCACCTCATCTGTCAAGCGCGTCAGCACTACCGCCAGAGGAGTCCTCCGCAAGTACTTCAACAAGGTCAAACCCCTCTACGAAAAGCTCTCCcacaaacaacaacaacaacaacaacaacacaaaATGCCCGCGCCAGAGGTGGCGCGGAGATCGAACGAGAATTCTAGAGAATTCTCAATGTCTTTCTCCGGGAACTTGAGATACCCTAGGCGAAGAAGCAGCATCTCCAGCTGCCCTTCCTCAATGACGTCGTCGCCGCGGAGGGCCGAGGCCGCGCAAATGGGTCGGGTCGGATCCGGATCTTACAACCCGGGAGCTTCGTCGATGGCGGAGCTGCAGAGCGCCATTCAAGGCGCCATTGCCCACTGCAAAAACTCCATGCTGAAGAACAATAATGCG